The DNA region TGAAAATTTGATAATATTAAAATGTCAAGTTAGGTATGAACCAAACTCGTAAAAAATAATCTAACTTGGTTGTGAGGATCAAAGCATGTGCATTGAAAGTTACTGTTCATCACCTCAAACAGAGGCCTCCTCATCAACCTCCATAAATGGGATGAGAGCTTGAGCTCCCACCTCAGACTCAGgcacaagagagagagagagagagagagatggggAAGAAGAAGCATGTCTTGAGTTCGCTCTTCTTCAAGCTCAGGGATTCCTCGCCGGAGAGTtttcctccctctcctcctcctccttcttcttcctggtCCTGGCATTTTTGCAAACACCCCAAGGCCGACTCGTTCCGGTTCTACCTCAACGACGACTCCGGTATCAcctgctcctcctcctccgacaccgcggaggaggaggaggaccccGCGGTGGTGCGGCGGCGGCGCTCGGACCGGCTCTTCTTCGACCCGGGCGGCGACACGAGCTCGATCATGGAGGAGGTGAAGGACTCGGCGGCGGCGGTGGTGGTCGAACAAGAAAAGGAGTCGCCTTTCGAGGACAGCGTGGCAGTAGCGGTGGAGTCGCGGAACCCGTACGGCGACTTCCGGCGGTCGATGGAGGAAGTGGTGGCGGCGCAGGGGCTCGGCGCCGGTGACTGGGAGAGGCTGGAGGAGCTGCTGGCCTGGTACCTGAGCGTGAACGGCAGGAAGACGCACGGCTTCATAGTCGGCGCCTTCCTGGATTTGCTCGCGGCCATGGCTTCTTCCGCTTCctctgcttctgcttcttctccattctcttcttcttcctcctcctcctccgcttcCAATTCCTTCAAGAtcgaagaactaagagaggaggAAGCCAGTGATCAGCTGCCACGAGAACTACCAACACCCTCCAAATCTCTGAGCAGCTAATCGCTGCATCTGTGAATATTGCTAGATTTTATTGTattttattgtattttatttcatttatttCGATCGCACTGAGATTTCAGACGTCCTTGGCTTGCAGTTTCTCTCTtctagttattattattattattatatatatataaatcttaaTTTTGCAAACTAATCGAATCCAAAATGATAATTTTATCGGGTCTATAGATTCTCCGTAATTGTTTAAGTTTGGATAAGGACAAATTGGACAATATCTAAAGTTTAGTAGATTCTTTGTCTGCGGTTTCAAAATGAGAAGCTTCCACTTGACAATTAAATCATGTGTCCTTCCATTTAATATCAATTTGTTTGAATTGAGTTTTCAATGTTTAATGCCTTTGCCTCCTCCTCCGTTTCCATTAATTGTGTAGGTTGTACCCTCAAGGATTTTTCTTTAGATGAAAAAtactagtatatatatatatatatactagtcAAAAAATTTTGAATCATTTAGAAACTTAAAAGAAGAATAATAAATCAACTTAAAAGAAGAATAATATATCATGtactttagttttaaaattattaaaatcatgTACCTAATTCTATTTTGGTTGGTTTTTTTTCCAATGatctatttatattaaaaaaatgattacTTTTAATATAGtagataaattaatattttagagtataaatataatcatgagaactaaataaatatataaaaattaatttcatgtcattctgaactctctaggttcatcagttAGTTTTGGTTGAAACCAGTTGATAGATTCAAATTTGACCCACTATATTGAgtgcagtgattttttgaacatgatatgtccaaaaaaatctaattcatgttaaaaaaaatcaatacatttaatatattaggtcaaattgatatttgaaagtattaatataattataaaaactaAACAAATTCATAGGACCTGATTTCAGGTCATTATAAGCTCTCTGAGTCCATCAACTTATTTTGGCCGGATGAATTTAAAGAGTTTTTACTGAAACTGACtaatggatctagagagctcagaataacatgaaataagtttctatgtgtttgtcTAGTTCACCTACTAATCATGTCCGAAATTTGAGGAggtggatgctggggacgtggcgctcctgctGACCTCCGAGGGACTTCGCGTctgcctgcaacacaagcagcgtcagtgccgaaccagggaaggggtccctagcaatggccctccgacgctcaagtcagtctctggCGAAGCAAGAAGCAGGGGGAACTATAGCGCAACTGTAGAGATcgcgagaaaagcatacctccgtcgatgcctagaccccctttatataaggCTCATGTAGCGTgtatgcacgcttctcaaagcggGCAAGTTGTCCCAAACCTTCCGTGAAGAGACATGTCAGTAATGTGTCCTTGATACAGTACCTTaacaagccgagcatatctctgaagtgacaatggaagctttcgccgtacgatcttctgtttaACCATGCCGTCAGTCGGCGGCACTAACTCCAAAATGGATGTCGAAGGATATCCCACGGTATTTGTTGCTCAACCGAACGGGATGGCCTCTTGGTTGAGAGTTCCTTATGCCAGTGTCATCCATTGCTGGGCCGAGCAGGATAGTCGCTCGGCTGGAGTCTCCGTTGCCTGGATGATGAATttactacttggccgagcggggtagccgctcggtcgaTACTTCCACTGTCCGGTTGCTGTACGCGCACCATGATCGAACGGGATAGTCGCTCGGCTGTATTAGCGCTGTTCATGTGTGGTCTGCCCGGCTATGACTCTACTATGCTGATCTGAGTATTGATGTAAGGccaagcggggtagccgctcggcctgcTTCTACAAACACTTGATGTTTATTCCTGTCTTGAGCGTCCTAGCTCAACTGGTGGTCGAGCTAGTGATGATGTCGGATCGGACCTTTCATATCTCGGTCGGACGAACCACTCGCCCACCCCGCCATTGATAGTAAGGCAttgactgccttgactttgacctcccttGTGGCGAAGACCTTTCCCAAGGTGGGCTCCTCCTTCCCActgcatcacatgcctccccttcaagtctagttgaaggaggtcgtggtctgactgactggactattgCGTGAGCATATGCCATCCCGATCGACCTTCCTCACTGTACGGAATGATCAGGCTAGGCCTGACCCTTGCCGATCGGCCTTTTGAAGGTGGTCGCTTGGTTATAAACATGCTCCCTTGATCTGATCGGACAAACAAAGGTTTACACTTGTAGACTTTTTCCTCCATCTATCCTCGACGAAAGCGGGCTGGCCTGACGTCACCCCGATTTCTCGGGAAGTGTACAAATCCCTCTCATTAAGGCAGAACAGGTTCTCATGACCGCCTTAATTGTCGTCCCGTGGTAGCCTGCCACGTGTCGCTCCCACCGTCGTCGCACGCCTGACGTAACAGGCATTGATGGCGACGTTTGGTGGTTTAAATTCGACGGTCAAATCTGAGCCTAGGTTTCCGCGActtagatcggacggctccggtcgaCCGAGCCTGGGATATATATGAGCCCGCTGCTTCGTCGCCTTCTCCACACTTTTGCTGCCGCGTTTCTGACCTTCGTGCTCTTGCGCCTTGTGTTCTCCGGCGGTCCTGTGCGTGTTCTCCTCCTAAAATCCTTCGTTCTCTTCCTCCGGTGACCTCCCCTCCCTTCCAGTAAGCTCTCTCCCGTCACTTTTCTCCTTTGGGCCTTCTGCTGTCCATTGTTCCGACATCCTTCCAGTGAACCTTTCTACCTCTTTTTCAATCGTCATTCATTTGCGTCGTTACGTTTGGCGGTTTAAATTCGACGGTCGGATCTGAGCCTAGGTTTtcgcgacctagatcggacggcttcgGTCGGCCGAGCCTGGGATATATATGAGCCCGCTGCTTCGCCGCCTTCTCCACACTTTTGCTGCCACGTTTCTGACCTTCGTGCTCTTGCGCCTTGTGTTCTCCAGTGGTCCTGTGCGTGTTCTCCTCCTGAAATCCTTCGTTCTCTTCCTCCGGTGACCTCCCCTCCCTTCCAGTAAGCTCTCTCCCGTCACTTTTCTCCTTTGGGCCTTCTGCTGTCCACTGTTCCGACATCCTTCCGGTGAACCTTTCTACCTCTTTTTCGATCGTCATTCTTTTGCGTCATTTTTAGCGATGGCCAGCTCCTCCATGTCGTCGGCCTCCGTCCCTAGACCTTGGTATACAACCATGGAATCTAGGTTTGATGAGGGTGACGTGGAGGGCCTTAGAAATGCCTTCGAAATCCCATCTCACCACGAAATTATTCTACCCTCCTCGTCCGATCGGCCAAATACCCCGTGGTGTcgacctttttgcatgtcacgaggtgtatcaaattaataaaaattggAAACTCAATAAAATTAAGACACATGTCGTAGTAAGGAgtctcaagtcgtatttttccaagggtaactaataaGTGTATGTGAATtatagaattggttccaatcaaattctAATTTCAACTAGATCAAGAATAAGATCCAAGATAGTACATTCTCATCTAATCACACTACCTTCTAACCAAATGGGCTTCtatgaaattcaaatttttattcaTCTCTGAATCAAATAATGCAATTCCCACATCTTCAATCAACAATCACTGTAACCAAAGATTCTAGAACTAGAACAAGAGTTTCCTACATTAAAGACTTGAAATTAAGCTCATCTTACATGAACTGAAATAGCTTACATTCATAATCTCACTCAGATTCAACACTTAGCTCAATCACTAGTCTTCAATTCTCACTAACAATCAACACATATTAGGGAAGTAAACAATTAAAAGCTCAAGTAGGCATTCCACATTTAAATTCCATCTCAATAACCACATATCCAATTCAAAGAATAAAGATTAGCTAGCTAAACAACCAAAACTAAACAAACTAGTATTTAACAGAATTGAAAATTTCATAATGAACAAAATTTGCAATCAATTAAATTCCTGCAACAGGATTCGGATTGTTGTAATTCAAACACAAACTAAATTGCAAAAGAAGaaatcagatctgaagatctgagtaGGAACATCACCAAATCTAAGACCAAGATAATGAAAACCTAATCTAtaacattccacaaaccaaaatCTTGCCGCAAACCTTCTTCACCCTGCTGTCACTATAGAACCACCGCAGAGAACGCCCTTCTGGTAATCGACTTTGAATCCTGAGCTTCCAACTAATCCAGACGATTCTTCACAGCCTCTGGGAACACCCTCGAGCTCACAATCGACTGGAGTTTACAATGCACAAGGAAACAACGCTGAGTTCTAGAAATTGCaacaccaatcgattgatcagatcgattcCGGAGTTGCTGATGGAATGAGGAAACGGGAGTGTCGTCGGAGCCGCAGAGAACGCCCTTCTAGCTCCGGTGATGATTGAAATCGCGGATCAGAGAACACCCCTAAATCCGAATTGTGAAATGGAAAGAACTCAACTGCACGGACTGGAGAACGCCCCTGCCGCTTCTGTGACCTCGGATGATGATCGCCAGAGCTCAGGAATCACCGGCGGTGAAGAATGCTAACATCTGGATCTGGAATTGAGGAATGGGAACTCGACGCTGCGACGGAGAAGACGAAGCTACTGTAGAAGGAAATCACGACCGAGCCGAACGAAGACACTATAGCTTCTTAGGTTTTAAACATCTCTctctctgatcggacggtccacaTGCTTCTGGGCTCAATCAACgactggatgaactcagatctggatcaaagtctctggatcttcatcaatggctcagatctactcctcattaggtcggatggaccagatccttgacggatggcccagatctctctgatcttcaatggacggtccaaaatactccaaggcttgatcgacttgattagcccttgatgtGAGCTCAAGTGTGGTCTAATTTGATCggatccatgacccttttgatgcctacaaaataataaataaatattagcatcaaataccatgaaaataagctaatttgtaattaagtccaagatcacatgcaattatgaaatatgatgtaaaatgtgagattaagctatgaatagaccatcaaaaatatgcattatgaatcaaaataatatagctaaatcatggttatcaaatcccccacacttagtcttggacgtcccgttcaagttaagaaaactaaaaatcatctccacacaaattccactagcaatacctaaaagatagtaaaaagaatttaactaagattatctaaagatcacaaataatcatgaatacaatccaaacaataattagTAGGTGTGATGGTTTCagtccaattgaaaaattaaacaaattgcaatctcacaagggattcaCCTATTCTAACCCTCACACAAAAAAATGCatattagtggagctcactcaatgtcactcacaacatttcactaccataagcttgctttttttctaatctccaccactataaacataacatacatgaatcaaaaggattttatcaacaagaattgaaatggaatcaacaagaacaatgaaagtgaatgaaatagcaaaagaaaagaattcaatgaagaaaatgagagataAGAGTAttagaggaatatacttgatgagtcgaccattttgatgtgaaaagagatgaataccatttgttttaaccaattcaaagtatcaagctaacctccccttcaatttgatgaccaacaaagaatcttgatactctatctccaccttTGATACATCTTGATTTATCAATTTTTCCTTTCTTGTTCACTGTTTTTGCACTTCAATTCCACTTCATTTAGAAACTTAAAACAATCTTGAATTACCTTATGGAGAAGagatccctcccccacacttaaaatgttgttcgtctcggacaatgaaacatATCATGCCATCTAATTGCAATAACACTATGCTCATAGTTCTCTTTCTGTAGGATTTTTTTTCTACTTCTGTTTCTGTGGTGTATTGCAGGTACAAGTTACTAATTATTTCAGAAGTGCAGTATCAAATGCAGTTCAGCAGAGTATTGAATTCTGCTTTCAGATTACAGATTATTTTTTTCACAATTGCAGCAGAAAAGTTCTTGATTTCAGAAGTTAAGCAGCATAGAGAAATAAACAACTTGATGCATATGTGTTCAGTATTTAGAACATTCCCTGCCAAATAATGTATCTTAGAAAAACCATTTCATAGTATCAATTTCCTAGATttcaatttcagaaatcagcCTCACACTTACATGCCCTTATACAAGTTCAAACATTCTGCTTTAAATTGAAATCAGCCTTACATAGCTTGTAGACATTTCCAAATTGGCACATATGAATCAAGAGCACTTGTTTCAATTGATTTTCAGAAATTCTGAATTTAATACCAAGCACTGCTTGACAAATTCTGCTAGCCCAGTTCAGTGTTGGTTCAATCAGCCTTATTGACAGAATTTCCAGTTTGCAGCCTTGTATCAGAATTTCAGGACAATTTCAGAATTCAGTGGCTAATGATACTTTTTGCTTAAGTCATACAATTCAGCCTTTTCATGAAAATGCAATAGCAACAGAGCTCAGTTCTGCATCTCACAGAATATTAAATTCTGAATTTCAGGTTGGTACACTTTTGATACACAATTAAAGCTGCATTCTGTTTTGTTTATTGCTGCCCTTACTGCATTTTACAGTTTTCTTGCTTCAATTTCAGCAAAATTTTCTAGCTAATAAGCCTTGGAAGATAGCTGGCAGTAAGACTAACATCTTCTCTTGCAATAGCACAAAAATTCAGCTCGAATTTAACTTCCACCTGCTGCAATACCA from Zingiber officinale cultivar Zhangliang chromosome 4B, Zo_v1.1, whole genome shotgun sequence includes:
- the LOC121977653 gene encoding transcription repressor OFP13-like gives rise to the protein MGKKKHVLSSLFFKLRDSSPESFPPSPPPPSSSWSWHFCKHPKADSFRFYLNDDSGITCSSSSDTAEEEEDPAVVRRRRSDRLFFDPGGDTSSIMEEVKDSAAAVVVEQEKESPFEDSVAVAVESRNPYGDFRRSMEEVVAAQGLGAGDWERLEELLAWYLSVNGRKTHGFIVGAFLDLLAAMASSASSASASSPFSSSSSSSSASNSFKIEELREEEASDQLPRELPTPSKSLSS